A region from the Sutcliffiella horikoshii genome encodes:
- a CDS encoding peroxiredoxin-like family protein: MSTLLEEIKAYKEVFKQKAPEEKQRLMAQATKELEESGVAQGLKEGERVPDFTIPDATGKMVSIKDELEKGPVILTFYRGGWCPYCNLELKAYQRELDAIKSAGSTLIAISPQTPDASMSTKEKNELEFLVLSDEGNQVAEQFNLLFKMPDYLVEIYKSSGLIVPDHNGNEDWELPKPATFVIDQTGKIVFADVDSDYTKRVKPSKVIDVLKSI, from the coding sequence TATAAAGAGGTATTTAAACAAAAGGCTCCGGAGGAAAAGCAGCGTTTAATGGCACAGGCAACAAAAGAATTAGAGGAGTCTGGAGTGGCACAGGGGCTAAAAGAAGGAGAGCGAGTACCGGATTTTACCATTCCTGATGCAACAGGCAAGATGGTGTCCATCAAGGACGAGCTAGAGAAAGGACCAGTGATTCTGACATTCTATCGAGGCGGCTGGTGCCCTTACTGCAACCTTGAATTAAAAGCTTACCAACGAGAATTAGATGCTATTAAAAGCGCTGGTTCCACTTTAATCGCCATCAGTCCACAGACGCCTGATGCTTCCATGTCTACAAAGGAAAAGAATGAACTTGAATTCTTGGTTCTTAGTGATGAAGGTAATCAAGTTGCAGAACAATTTAATTTGCTTTTCAAAATGCCAGATTATTTAGTCGAGATATATAAAAGTTCCGGTTTGATCGTTCCGGATCATAATGGCAATGAGGATTGGGAGCTTCCGAAACCTGCTACATTTGTCATTGATCAAACAGGTAAAATCGTATTTGCCGATGTAGACTCGGACTATACAAAACGTGTAAAGCCTAGCAAAGTGATTGATGTTTTAAAGAGTATCTAA